In one window of Erinaceus europaeus chromosome 17, mEriEur2.1, whole genome shotgun sequence DNA:
- the LOC132533976 gene encoding basic proline-rich protein-like, whose amino-acid sequence MASTGMQNSASPASGSRPARPRCPRGRLLCPPPPGAGSPRPPPSETRRETLTRVRGRRDRGGGGGSGSGSGSGRATPAPAPGRPRLPGPAGGSPTPTATASPAASPSAPRAVPSARTRGRSAGTRRPEAPRAAPAARNAGPGPGRRSGGRAGGRAGGLGSPRVSPRSGAALRDEPRRLPARSGGIPGDGPPGGAPSSRSAPPPRIDGAATGPAAGKLLAAHCAGAASPPRPRRPRRPSPPAPLTALAGARERARVTSSDADTPPARARADASASNRPRPGDADAAARPAPPRPPDHVSRPPPPPPARPPRPPPPGPPPPPRAPPGLRTRPRASARARARARPPPPPARPGPVWPRLASPSSRSPPCAARPRGAATPTPQAQAPPAAGGARPPTPVTVAHPEARRPAPGCMAPPPALPHSRVRVRPGRGRPLGPARGAGRGGGCPRPGLTRRPRPQARHPPPGLRLTHSSPRRRAGDAGSMAVPPRRPRGGSAGLGRPGRREEARPRARDGGGEAPRAAGGGGSRSGFRRAGAPAARRGGAVTATVTVTPPPASGAPPTEGSGDVALLPGSVRRPTSSRARDVDRRGLRGASRPGDPAAGSHALTSGCRGGSAAREDRQPEGRRVELPWSAGLLPLGGRRACSGDASETPRERDLASRVLQLPPLREDLCSLRDLYEHTHTHTQPAK is encoded by the exons ATGGCTTCCACCGGGATGCAGAATTCCGCCTCCCCGGCCTCCGGGTCGCGACCCGCCCGGCCACGCTGCCCCCGCGGCCGCCTCCTGTGCCCGCCGCCCCCGGGCGCGGGGTCTCCCCGGCCGCCCCCCTCGGAAACGCGGAGAGAAACTTTAA CCAGGGTCCGAGGCCGGCGGGatcggggcggcggcggcgggagcgggagcgggagcgggagcggccGCGcgaccccggccccggcccccggGCGCCCCCGCCTCCCCGGGCCGGCGGGCGGCAGCCCGACCCCGACGGCGACCGCGAGCCCGGCCGCGAGCCCGAGCGCCCCCCGGGCCGTGCCCTCCGCCCGCACCCGCGGCCGATCAGCTGGGACCCGCCGGCCCGAGGCTCCCCGCGCCGCCCCGGCCGCCCGGAACGCGGGCCCCGGCCCCGGGAGGCGcagcggcgggcgggcgggcgggcgggccggGGGCCTGGGCTCCCCTCGCGTCTCCCCGCGCTCGGGCGCCGCGCTGCGGGACGAGCCCCGGCGACTCCCCGCTCGCAGTGGAGGGATTCCGGGGGATGGGCCCCCCGGCGGCGCCCCCTCCTCCCGGAGCGCCCCCCCGCCCCGGATAGACGGAGCGGCGACGGGCCCCGCCGCCGGGAAG ctCCTCGCGGCGCACTGCGCAGGCGCCgcctccccaccccgcccccggcggccccgccgcccctccccccccgcGCCCCTCACCGCTCTCGCGGGCGCACGGGAGCGCGCACGCGTCACCTCCTCCGACGCGGACACGCCGCCCGCGCGCGCACGCGCGGATGCGTCGGCCTCGAATCGCCCGCGCCCCGGCGACGCCGACGcggccgcccgccccgccccgccccgcccccccgaTCACGTCAgccgcccgcccccgcccccgcccgcccgcccgccgcggCCGCCTccccccggcccccccccccccccccgggctccgCCGGGCCTGCGCACAAGGCCCCGCGCctccgcccgcgcccgcgcccgcgcccgccctccccccccccccgcgcggcCTGGCCCGGTGtggcctcgcctcgcctcgccgaGCTCACGGTCGCCTCCGTGCGCCGCCCGTCCCCGGGGAGCGGCGACCCCGACCCCGCAAGCACAAGCACCCCCAGCCGCGGGCGGGGCCCGGCCCCCAACGCCCGTCACAGTCGCACACCCGGAGGCCCGGCGGCCTGCCCCGGGCTGCATGGCGCCGCCGCCCGCACTCCCGCACTCCCGGGTCAGGGTCCGGCCTGGCCGTGGGCGCCCGCTCGGGCctgcgcggggcgcggggcgcgggggcgGCTGCCCGAGGCCGGGACTGACTCGCCGCCCGCGCCCGCAGGCCCGACACCCGCCTCCGGGGCTCCGCCTCACCCACTCCTCGCCGCGCCGAAGGGCCGGAGACGCGGGAAGCATGGCCGTCCCGCCTCGGCGCCCCCGGGGAGGCAGCGCGGGCCTCGGGCGgccggggaggagggaggaggcgcGGCCGAGGGCCCGCGACGGCGGCGGCGAGGCCCCGAGagcggccggggggggggggtcacgctCGGGCTTCCGCCGCGCCGGTGCCCCCGCGGCCCGGAGGGGGGGGGCCGTGACCGCGACCGTGACCGTGACCCCGCCCCCGGCGAGCGGGGCGCCCCCCACGGAGGGTAGCGGAGATGTCGCCCTGCTCCCGGGGTCCGTCCGCCGCCCGACGAGCTCGCGGGCCCGGGACGTCGACCG GCGGGGCCTGCGGGGAGCGAGCCGCCCCGGGGACCCCGCCGCGGGTTCCCACGCCCTGACCTCCGGCTGCCGGGGCGGGAGCGCGGCCCGAGAGGACAGGCAACCGGAGGGACGCCGCGTGGAGCTGCCATGGTCGGCCGGCCTCCTTCCACTCGGAGGAAGACGCGCGTGCAGCGGCGATGCCTCGGAGACTCCGCGGGAGAGGGACCTTGCCAGCCGGGTGCTGCAGCTGCCGCCGCTCCGGGAGGATCTCTGCTCGCTGCGGGACCtttacgaacacacacacacgcacacgcaacCAGCTAAATAG